From a single Chlorocebus sabaeus isolate Y175 chromosome X, mChlSab1.0.hap1, whole genome shotgun sequence genomic region:
- the TBX22 gene encoding T-box transcription factor TBX22 isoform X2 encodes MFPSVRVKVKGLDPGKQYYVAIDVVPVDSKRYRYVYHSSQWMVAGNTDHLCIIPRFYVHPDSPCSGETWMRQIISFDRMKLTNNEMDDKGHIILQSMHKYKPRVHVIEQDSSVDLSQLQSLPTEGVKTFSFKETEFTTVTAYQNQQITKLKIERNPFAKGFRDTGRNRGVLDGLLEIYPWRPSFTLDFKTFGADTQSGSSGSSPVTSSGGAPSPLNLLSPPCFSPMFHLPTSSLGMPCPEAYLHNVNLPLCCKICPTNFWQQQPLVLPAPERLASSNSSQSLAPLMMEVPMLSSLGVTNSKSGSSEDSGDQYLQAPDSTSQMLYGLQAPGNILLPNSITQEALSCSFHPSYGFYRYNFSMPSRLINGSNHLKVNDDSQVSFREGKCNHVHWYPAINHYL; translated from the exons GTATGTGTATCACAGCTCACAGTGGATGGTAGCCGGGAATACGGATCATCTGTGCATCATTCCTAGATTCTATGTTCACCCGGACTCACCTTGCTCAGGAGAGACCTGGATGCGGCAGATCATCAGCTTTGATCGCATGAAACTCACCAACAATGAGATGGATGACAAAGGCCAT ATTATTCTGCAATCCATGCATAAGTACAAACCCCGAGTGCACGTGATAGAGCAAGACAGCAGTGTTGACTTGTCCCAGCTTCAGTCCTTGCCCACTGAAGGGGTTAAAACATTCTCCTTTAAAGAAACTGAGTTCACCACAGTAACGGCTTACCAAAACCAACAG ATTacgaaactaaaaatagaaagaaatcctTTTGCTAAAGGATTTAGAGATACTGGAAGAAACAG GGGTGTATTGGATGGGCTTTTAGAGATCTACCCATGGAGGCCTTCTTTCACTCTCGATTTTAAAACGTTTGGCGCAGACACACAAA GTGGAAGCAGTGGCTCATCTCCAGTGACCTCTAGTGGAGGGGCCCCCTCTCCTTTGAACTTACTTTCTCCACCTTGCTTTTCACCTATGTTTCATTTACCTACAAGTTCCCTTGGAATGCCCTGTCCAGAGGCATACCTGCACAATGTCAACCTGCCTCTTTGCTGCAAGAtttgtccaactaatttttggcAACAGCAACCTCTTGTTTTACCGGCTCCTGAAAGACTAGCAAGCAGCAACAGTTCTCAGTCTTTAGCCCCACTCATGATGGAAGTGCCTATGTTATCTTCCCTGGGGGTCACCAATTCAAAAAGTGGTTCATCTGAAGACTCCGGTGATCAGTATCTACAAGCACCTGATTCTACCAGTCAAATGTTGtatggattacaggcacctggaaATATTTTGCTGCCAAACTCCATCACCCAAGAAGCACTTAGTTGCTCCTTTCATCCTTCCTATGGCTTTTATAGATACAATTTCTCTATGCCGTCTAGACTGATAAATGGTTCCAACCATCTTAAAGTGAATGACGACAGTCAAGTTTCTTTTAGAGAAGGCAAATGTAATCATGTTCATTGGTATCCAGCAATTAACCATTACCTTTAG